Proteins from a single region of Dyadobacter fanqingshengii:
- a CDS encoding alpha-d-galacturonidase produces MKKCSPILVFLLVAFASVSEAKSNDSEGKKINIYLAGASNARIDFGAGKLSDMLRQNGFEVTMLPKKAKMPPARKVKTIFIGLSTDGLMEMLMKDLPKARAKSPGKEGFQILTTGNKLILAGSDASGVLYGCLDLAERIKNEGKIPENLAVSDQPEMVLRGTCIGIQKPFYLPGRTVYEYPYTPENFPWFYDKALWIRYLDMLVENRMNSLYLWNGHPFASLVKLKDYPYAIEVDDETFRKNEEIFSFLTQEADKRGIWVIQMFYNIIVSKPFAEKHGIKTQDRKRPITPLIADYTKKSIAAFVEKYPNVGLLITLGEAMEGDESDVEWFTKTIIPGVKDGLAKLNNTVQPPIVLRGHDTNPQLVMKAALPLYKNLYTMNKYNGEALTTYQPRGPWAKMHKEMSELGSTHIDNVHILANLEPFRYGSADFIQKSVQAMHDVHGANGLHLYPEASYWDWPFSADNVTPRQLQMDRDWVWYKAWARYAWNCRRDRNEEISFWTQQMGNDFGIGEHGKEVLEAYEQTGEIAPKLLRRFGITNGNRQTLTLGMTMSQLVNPKKYRVWPELYNSDGPEGETLTEYVEKESRGEKHVGETPVQIINEVAGHGKLAAAAIDKAAPHVTKNKEEFNRVQNDVYCNQELADFFAEKVKAAALVLKYQYSNDITDLETAVPHIEKSVAHFKRLADLTKNTYLYANSMQTAQRRVPVGGDDGKNKTWVELLPYYEKELANFKNNVNKLKAGNVGAAERLALKPAEVTLMSNGLKTFPLEKGQKVFTDEASTITELADVLKPFKAIRTDAAGQTAGQTIIKFKSEKPVKVLVGYFQDKSTTFMSAPNLETDASANDFGQAEVRLAGALKFSGLPDVNVHTYKFPAGENVLTLGHGKVLVLGFIDAVQDLKADDAANKGGKALDWLFE; encoded by the coding sequence ATGAAAAAGTGTAGCCCTATCCTCGTTTTTTTACTGGTAGCATTTGCATCAGTGAGCGAAGCCAAATCCAATGATTCAGAAGGTAAAAAAATAAACATTTACCTGGCCGGAGCATCCAATGCCCGTATTGATTTTGGTGCAGGGAAATTATCAGATATGCTCAGGCAAAATGGTTTCGAAGTGACAATGTTGCCGAAAAAAGCCAAAATGCCACCGGCCAGGAAAGTGAAAACCATTTTTATTGGACTGTCCACCGATGGACTGATGGAAATGCTCATGAAAGACTTGCCAAAGGCACGGGCAAAAAGTCCGGGAAAGGAAGGATTCCAAATTTTGACAACAGGCAACAAATTGATCCTCGCGGGTTCGGATGCGTCAGGCGTTTTATATGGTTGTTTGGATTTGGCTGAACGTATAAAAAATGAAGGCAAGATCCCCGAAAACCTGGCTGTTTCAGATCAACCGGAAATGGTGTTGCGTGGCACTTGCATCGGCATACAAAAGCCATTTTACCTGCCTGGCCGCACGGTTTATGAGTATCCCTACACACCGGAAAATTTCCCCTGGTTTTATGACAAAGCGTTGTGGATCAGGTATCTGGATATGCTTGTCGAAAATCGGATGAATTCGCTGTATTTATGGAACGGTCATCCGTTTGCCTCGCTGGTCAAATTGAAAGATTATCCTTATGCGATTGAAGTAGACGATGAGACATTCAGGAAAAATGAGGAGATTTTTAGTTTTCTGACCCAGGAAGCTGATAAACGCGGGATTTGGGTGATCCAGATGTTTTATAATATCATTGTTTCAAAACCTTTTGCGGAAAAACACGGGATCAAAACACAGGACCGAAAGCGGCCCATTACGCCTTTAATAGCCGATTATACCAAAAAATCCATCGCCGCTTTTGTTGAAAAATATCCGAATGTAGGATTGCTGATCACGCTAGGCGAGGCTATGGAAGGCGACGAATCGGATGTAGAATGGTTTACAAAAACCATTATTCCGGGTGTAAAGGACGGTTTGGCGAAATTGAACAACACGGTTCAGCCACCCATCGTGCTTCGCGGGCACGATACAAACCCCCAGTTGGTCATGAAAGCCGCATTGCCGCTCTATAAGAATTTGTATACTATGAACAAATATAATGGCGAGGCTTTAACCACTTACCAGCCCCGCGGACCATGGGCCAAAATGCATAAGGAAATGAGCGAGCTGGGTTCTACGCACATTGATAATGTGCATATCCTGGCAAATTTGGAGCCTTTTCGTTACGGCTCGGCCGATTTCATCCAAAAAAGTGTGCAGGCCATGCATGATGTGCACGGGGCAAATGGACTGCATTTATACCCAGAAGCGTCATACTGGGACTGGCCGTTTTCGGCAGACAATGTAACGCCACGACAGCTTCAAATGGACAGAGACTGGGTTTGGTACAAAGCCTGGGCGCGTTATGCATGGAATTGCCGCCGCGACCGGAATGAGGAAATATCTTTCTGGACCCAGCAAATGGGTAATGATTTTGGCATAGGCGAACACGGGAAGGAGGTTTTGGAAGCTTATGAGCAGACAGGCGAAATCGCACCCAAGCTTCTGCGGAGGTTTGGCATTACAAATGGAAACCGGCAGACACTCACGTTGGGTATGACCATGAGCCAGCTTGTCAATCCCAAAAAATATCGCGTTTGGCCGGAGCTTTACAATTCCGACGGACCTGAGGGTGAGACCCTTACGGAATATGTTGAAAAAGAATCCCGTGGTGAAAAACACGTTGGAGAAACGCCGGTGCAGATCATTAATGAGGTTGCCGGGCATGGAAAGCTGGCCGCTGCGGCTATTGATAAAGCAGCGCCGCATGTGACAAAGAATAAAGAAGAGTTTAACCGCGTACAGAATGATGTGTATTGCAACCAGGAACTGGCCGATTTCTTCGCCGAAAAAGTAAAAGCCGCAGCCTTGGTGTTGAAATACCAATATTCCAATGATATTACTGACCTGGAAACAGCTGTCCCGCATATCGAAAAAAGTGTAGCGCATTTCAAACGCCTGGCAGATCTTACCAAAAACACTTATTTGTATGCCAACAGCATGCAAACTGCACAGCGACGTGTGCCCGTGGGCGGGGACGATGGGAAGAATAAAACCTGGGTGGAACTGCTGCCATACTACGAAAAGGAATTAGCCAATTTCAAAAACAATGTTAATAAATTGAAAGCGGGGAATGTCGGCGCCGCGGAGAGGCTTGCGTTGAAACCGGCAGAGGTCACTTTGATGAGCAATGGCTTAAAAACCTTTCCGCTGGAAAAAGGACAGAAAGTATTTACCGACGAGGCATCGACCATTACCGAGCTGGCCGATGTGCTGAAACCTTTCAAGGCAATTCGGACGGATGCGGCGGGACAAACAGCAGGTCAAACCATTATAAAGTTCAAAAGTGAAAAACCGGTTAAAGTGCTGGTGGGCTATTTTCAGGATAAGAGCACGACATTTATGAGCGCACCAAATCTGGAAACGGACGCCAGCGCGAATGATTTCGGTCAGGCCGAAGTGAGGCTTGCGGGTGCATTGAAGTTTTCCGGACTGCCGGACGTCAATGTGCATACTTACAAGTTTCCGGCCGGCGAAAATGTGTTGACGCTCGGACATGGCAAAGTGCTTGTGCTGGGTTTCATAGACGCCGTGCAGGATCTGAAAGCGGACGATGCTGCGAACAAAGGTGGGAAGGCGCTGGACTGGCTGTTCGAATAA
- a CDS encoding alpha-L-fucosidase, giving the protein MKFYFLMYQIVFLLFLGVFAACPRASAQQTYQPTWPSLETHNEVPEWMRDAKFGIYCHWGVYAVPAYNNEHYIQHMHNDSPDYSKLGTYKRHLALYGPLEKFDYHDFIPMFKGEHFNADEWADLFVKGGARFAGPVAEHHDGFAMWDSDLTPFNAKNMGPKRDVVGELEKSIRQRGMKFFTSLHHELNYTNVKMKPGWAGSDPKYAKLYGSTMKKEEWDQMWMDKCNELIDKYHPDVIYHDAWLEQVPEKNLQTYLAHYFNEAEKRKQDVIVTYKGEDIPAGVGMEDHENSNPKNIIDKPWLCDYSIGTGLSYSWGYTEGMEIRPAKEIIHTLIEVVSKNGQMLLNLSPKADGTFPDDQKDVVYKVGRWMWSFGEAIYDTRPFSVFGETTAANQKVYYTKKGKTLYAIFLDWPGDNVAIELKKLTAQNLDGKVTNVNLLGLKNLVKCQNTLTADGLKITVPAKTRVPSDIAYVFKIETE; this is encoded by the coding sequence ATGAAATTTTATTTTTTAATGTATCAAATTGTTTTTCTACTGTTTCTTGGTGTTTTTGCAGCTTGTCCGCGGGCTTCTGCCCAGCAAACCTACCAGCCAACCTGGCCTTCGCTCGAAACGCATAATGAAGTGCCGGAGTGGATGCGGGATGCGAAATTTGGGATTTATTGCCATTGGGGCGTGTATGCGGTGCCGGCTTATAATAATGAGCATTACATTCAGCATATGCATAATGATAGTCCGGATTACTCCAAATTGGGAACTTACAAGCGCCATCTTGCGCTATATGGGCCGCTGGAAAAATTTGATTATCACGACTTTATCCCGATGTTCAAAGGCGAACATTTCAATGCAGACGAATGGGCGGATCTGTTTGTGAAAGGCGGTGCGCGGTTTGCTGGTCCGGTTGCCGAGCATCATGATGGCTTTGCTATGTGGGACAGCGACTTAACGCCATTTAATGCAAAAAATATGGGACCGAAAAGAGATGTTGTTGGTGAACTGGAAAAATCGATCCGTCAGCGTGGGATGAAATTCTTTACCTCACTGCATCACGAGCTCAATTATACCAATGTGAAAATGAAGCCCGGCTGGGCAGGCTCAGATCCGAAATACGCCAAACTTTACGGCTCGACCATGAAAAAGGAAGAGTGGGATCAGATGTGGATGGACAAATGCAACGAGCTGATCGACAAATATCATCCCGATGTGATTTACCACGACGCCTGGCTGGAACAAGTGCCTGAAAAAAACCTGCAGACCTATCTCGCCCATTATTTCAACGAGGCGGAAAAACGCAAGCAGGATGTGATTGTAACCTATAAAGGCGAGGATATTCCTGCGGGCGTAGGCATGGAAGACCATGAAAATTCCAACCCAAAGAACATTATTGACAAACCGTGGCTGTGCGATTATTCCATCGGAACGGGCCTTTCTTACTCGTGGGGCTATACCGAAGGCATGGAAATTCGTCCCGCAAAAGAGATCATTCATACCCTGATAGAAGTGGTTAGCAAAAATGGCCAAATGCTCCTGAATCTTTCACCCAAAGCCGACGGCACTTTCCCGGACGATCAAAAGGATGTGGTTTACAAAGTGGGACGCTGGATGTGGTCGTTTGGCGAGGCGATTTATGACACCCGTCCGTTTAGTGTTTTTGGTGAAACTACGGCCGCCAATCAAAAGGTTTATTATACCAAAAAAGGAAAGACGCTTTACGCAATATTTCTGGATTGGCCTGGTGACAATGTGGCTATCGAATTGAAAAAGTTGACAGCTCAGAACCTGGATGGGAAGGTTACTAATGTTAATCTGCTCGGTTTAAAAAATCTGGTGAAATGCCAAAACACATTAACGGCCGACGGTCTGAAAATCACGGTTCCCGCAAAAACACGTGTTCCCTCGGACATTGCTTATGTTTTTAAAATTGAGACGGAATGA
- a CDS encoding type II toxin-antitoxin system HigB family toxin: protein MINAFTDLEPRSTDALLHWYKHCKSADWSNFAELKQTFRSADFVGNERYVFNIKGNSYRLIAKIHFDIRTVYILFIGTHVEYDKIDAARILHKN, encoded by the coding sequence ATGATTAATGCTTTTACTGACCTTGAGCCACGCTCAACAGATGCGCTCCTACATTGGTATAAGCACTGTAAATCTGCTGATTGGTCTAATTTTGCTGAATTGAAGCAGACATTCAGGTCAGCCGATTTTGTGGGAAACGAGCGGTATGTTTTTAACATTAAAGGCAATAGTTACAGATTAATTGCAAAAATCCATTTTGATATTCGTACAGTTTATATCCTGTTTATAGGGACGCATGTTGAGTACGATAAGATTGATGCTGCTAGAATTTTACACAAGAATTAG
- a CDS encoding helix-turn-helix domain-containing protein — MENDKIIFSNEVEYEAAMKEILSLMNKGEGNLSKTEAWKLQKMAVAAEEFEDIHYPLPKPKTIPEMVELKRFQLKLTQAALAEMLGLGKPKLSQILNGKREPDVPFLKAVYQKLGVDPGFLLDNA; from the coding sequence ATGGAAAACGATAAAATAATTTTTTCAAACGAAGTCGAATATGAGGCGGCGATGAAAGAAATTCTTTCTTTGATGAATAAAGGAGAAGGAAATCTTTCTAAAACCGAAGCCTGGAAACTCCAAAAAATGGCAGTTGCCGCTGAGGAGTTTGAGGACATTCATTATCCGTTACCGAAACCCAAAACCATTCCCGAAATGGTTGAATTAAAGCGGTTTCAGCTTAAACTGACGCAGGCTGCGCTGGCGGAAATGCTGGGACTGGGCAAGCCGAAGCTTTCTCAGATCCTGAATGGCAAGCGCGAGCCGGATGTTCCTTTTCTTAAAGCGGTTTACCAAAAATTAGGCGTCGATCCAGGCTTTTTGCTGGACAATGCTTAG
- a CDS encoding aceric acid hydrolase: protein MKLSKKLAATLSVLLIAQMLHAQDNALVNTSQSSFAKLHGTDLNAVQWTQGFWADRFKVCRETMVPELWKTYTDPAISHSFRNFEIAAGLEKGNFKGPSFHDGDFYKTFEAVASMYAATKDKKLDEMMDKAIAVMAKAQREDGYIYTKAIIEQKKSGEAQMFADRLSFEAYNFGHLMTAACVHYRATGKTSLLNVAKKAADFLIGFYNTATPEQSRNAICPSHYMGLSELYRTTHDQKYLTLVKHLISIKGATEGTDDNQDRIPFLKQTKVMGHAVRANYLYAGVADVYAETGDAALLNQLHVMWDDVTQHKMYVTGACGSLYDGVSPDGTSYKPDDVQKVHQAYGRDYQLPSYTAHNETCANIGNVLWNWRMLQITGDAKYADIVELALYNSVLSGINLKGDKFLYTNPLSYSDSLPFAQRWSKDRVSYISKSNCCPPNVVRTVSEVSQYAYSLSDKGVFFNLYGGNNLDTKIKSGALKLTQTTDYPWDGKVNVTLQEAPKEPFSMFFRIPGWCSDAKILVNGKAHQEKLVSGTYAEIKGNWKSGDKIEIMLPMPVKLIESNPLVEETRNQIAVKRGPVVYCLESVDLPKGRSIFDVAISVKNNLKPSPLTIENSPIMSLQGDAMLVDNTDWTRKLYREVSTEAPKTIPVRLVPYYAWGNRGHHDMSVWLPLAR, encoded by the coding sequence ATGAAATTAAGTAAAAAATTAGCCGCCACACTTTCGGTATTGCTCATTGCGCAAATGCTTCACGCACAAGATAATGCGCTCGTAAACACATCACAAAGCTCATTCGCTAAACTGCACGGAACCGACCTGAATGCGGTGCAATGGACGCAAGGTTTCTGGGCAGATCGTTTTAAAGTATGCCGGGAAACGATGGTGCCGGAACTTTGGAAAACTTACACGGATCCGGCCATCAGCCACTCTTTCAGAAACTTTGAAATTGCTGCGGGTTTGGAAAAGGGAAATTTCAAAGGCCCTTCGTTTCATGACGGCGATTTTTACAAAACATTTGAAGCCGTGGCGAGTATGTACGCGGCCACCAAGGACAAAAAGCTGGATGAAATGATGGATAAGGCCATCGCCGTCATGGCAAAGGCGCAGCGGGAGGATGGTTACATTTATACCAAAGCCATTATCGAGCAAAAGAAAAGTGGCGAAGCGCAAATGTTTGCGGATCGTTTGAGTTTTGAAGCGTACAATTTTGGTCATTTGATGACCGCCGCCTGTGTGCATTACCGCGCAACAGGGAAAACCTCTTTGCTGAATGTCGCTAAAAAAGCAGCGGACTTTTTAATCGGTTTTTACAACACTGCCACGCCCGAACAATCCAGAAACGCCATTTGCCCATCACATTACATGGGTTTATCGGAACTTTACCGCACCACGCACGATCAGAAATATCTGACATTGGTAAAGCATTTAATCTCCATAAAAGGGGCAACCGAAGGCACCGACGACAACCAGGACCGCATTCCTTTTTTAAAACAAACCAAAGTAATGGGCCACGCCGTACGCGCCAATTATCTGTACGCCGGCGTTGCAGATGTGTATGCGGAAACGGGCGACGCAGCATTGCTGAACCAGCTTCACGTGATGTGGGACGACGTTACCCAGCACAAAATGTACGTGACAGGCGCCTGCGGCTCACTTTATGACGGCGTGTCACCGGACGGAACTTCCTACAAACCGGATGATGTGCAAAAAGTCCATCAGGCTTACGGCAGAGATTATCAGCTTCCGAGTTACACCGCGCACAACGAAACCTGCGCGAACATCGGCAATGTGCTCTGGAATTGGCGGATGCTGCAGATCACCGGCGATGCGAAATATGCGGACATTGTGGAGTTGGCATTATACAACAGTGTCTTGTCAGGCATTAATTTAAAAGGAGATAAGTTTTTGTATACCAATCCATTAAGTTATTCTGATTCGCTTCCTTTTGCGCAGCGCTGGTCGAAGGATAGGGTGAGTTATATTTCAAAATCAAATTGCTGCCCGCCAAATGTCGTGCGCACTGTTTCGGAAGTGAGCCAGTATGCTTACAGTCTGTCGGATAAAGGCGTGTTTTTCAATTTATATGGGGGAAATAATTTAGATACAAAAATCAAATCAGGGGCATTAAAATTGACCCAGACAACAGATTATCCGTGGGATGGAAAAGTTAACGTGACATTGCAGGAAGCTCCCAAAGAGCCATTCTCCATGTTTTTCCGCATTCCCGGCTGGTGCAGCGATGCAAAGATTTTGGTCAATGGAAAAGCGCATCAGGAGAAACTGGTTTCAGGAACTTACGCCGAAATTAAAGGAAACTGGAAGTCAGGTGATAAGATCGAAATCATGCTACCTATGCCCGTCAAACTGATCGAATCGAACCCATTGGTAGAGGAAACGCGCAACCAGATCGCCGTAAAGCGCGGACCGGTTGTGTATTGCCTGGAATCGGTGGATCTGCCAAAAGGAAGAAGCATTTTCGACGTGGCAATCAGTGTAAAAAACAATTTAAAACCGTCACCATTAACCATTGAAAACAGCCCGATCATGAGCCTGCAAGGCGATGCAATGCTGGTGGATAATACGGATTGGACCAGGAAATTATACCGGGAAGTTTCAACGGAAGCACCAAAAACAATTCCCGTACGCCTGGTTCCATACTATGCGTGGGGCAACCGCGGGCATCATGATATGTCCGTCTGGCTGCCGCTGGCAAGGTGA
- a CDS encoding exo-alpha-sialidase, with amino-acid sequence MPDIKLKITTLVAVLCMQLSHAQDTIRYTGKTLVNVDYHHGALTPAIGVHSYQTLRVNRDDPGKDSAITWTYNHAPNLAYWNGTFYLNYLSNPVGEHIPPGQTLLQTSKDGRTWSKPVVLFPPYKIPDGTTKKTHSGTAKDLYAVMHQRMGFYVSKNKKLLTLAYYGIALDAKDDPNDGNGIGRVVREIKKDGSFGPIYFIRPNASWKQKSDYPLFTESRDKEFVNACEELLANKLVTQQWVEEADRDDPLISLKGEYKALSAYHLPDGRVVGLWKNALTSMSKDNGATWLYKPKRAPGFVNSNAKIWGQKTSDGKYATVYNPSEFRWPLAVSVSDDGINYKNLLLVNGEITAMRYGGNYKSYGPQYPRGISEGDGTPPDGKLWVSYSMNKEDIWISSIPVPIKSVAEKHAADRFNDLPAGKELSEWNIYSPRWAAVSIEKGEDGDKLLSLKDSDPFDYAKAERVIPATKRLIAEISVEPKQSDHGLLDIEFQDAKGTPGVRLSFDSTGNFRAKAGYRNKNLMPYRPGEKYEIKVQLNIETRLYSVTVNGKNLGNNILFAPLESISRITFRTGDTRRFPNADTPTDQMYDLPNAGRKDREAVYNIRYVTSKAD; translated from the coding sequence ATGCCGGATATTAAACTGAAAATAACAACATTGGTGGCAGTCCTGTGCATGCAGCTTTCGCATGCGCAGGACACAATCCGTTATACGGGCAAGACTTTGGTGAATGTCGATTACCATCACGGCGCGCTCACGCCAGCGATCGGCGTGCATTCTTACCAGACATTAAGGGTTAACCGCGATGATCCAGGAAAGGACTCGGCTATAACCTGGACTTATAATCATGCGCCGAATCTGGCGTATTGGAATGGGACTTTTTATCTCAATTACCTGAGCAATCCTGTCGGGGAGCACATTCCGCCAGGGCAAACGCTGTTGCAAACTTCAAAGGACGGCCGCACCTGGTCTAAACCGGTTGTCTTATTTCCACCCTATAAAATCCCGGACGGGACGACTAAAAAAACACATTCAGGAACAGCCAAAGATCTTTACGCGGTGATGCACCAGCGCATGGGTTTTTATGTTTCCAAAAACAAAAAATTGCTTACGCTGGCCTATTATGGCATTGCATTGGATGCCAAAGACGATCCGAATGATGGGAATGGGATCGGGCGTGTGGTGCGGGAAATTAAGAAAGACGGCAGTTTTGGACCCATTTATTTCATCAGACCCAATGCTTCCTGGAAGCAGAAATCGGATTACCCGCTATTTACAGAGAGCAGGGATAAGGAATTCGTCAATGCTTGCGAAGAATTGCTGGCAAACAAACTCGTTACGCAGCAATGGGTTGAAGAGGCAGACCGCGACGATCCTTTGATATCATTAAAAGGAGAGTACAAGGCGCTGAGCGCGTATCATTTACCAGACGGCAGGGTAGTAGGGCTTTGGAAAAATGCCTTAACCAGCATGAGCAAAGACAATGGTGCAACCTGGCTTTACAAACCAAAACGTGCACCTGGATTTGTCAACAGCAATGCCAAAATTTGGGGACAGAAAACTTCCGACGGAAAGTATGCGACGGTTTATAACCCATCCGAATTCCGCTGGCCGCTGGCTGTTTCCGTAAGTGACGATGGAATCAATTACAAAAATCTGCTGCTGGTTAATGGCGAGATCACTGCCATGCGCTATGGCGGCAACTACAAATCGTACGGCCCGCAATATCCGCGCGGCATTAGCGAAGGCGATGGCACGCCCCCCGATGGAAAATTGTGGGTTTCATATAGCATGAACAAAGAGGATATCTGGATTTCCTCTATCCCTGTGCCTATTAAATCGGTTGCTGAAAAACATGCTGCGGACCGTTTCAATGATCTGCCGGCAGGAAAAGAGCTTTCGGAATGGAACATTTACAGCCCGCGTTGGGCCGCTGTAAGCATTGAAAAAGGGGAGGATGGAGATAAGCTGCTTTCATTAAAAGACTCAGATCCATTCGATTATGCCAAAGCGGAACGCGTAATTCCTGCAACTAAGCGGCTTATTGCTGAAATTTCTGTTGAGCCAAAACAAAGCGATCACGGTTTGCTGGACATTGAGTTTCAGGATGCAAAGGGAACTCCCGGAGTCCGGCTTTCATTTGATTCAACAGGCAATTTCAGGGCGAAAGCGGGTTACCGGAATAAAAACCTGATGCCCTACAGGCCAGGCGAAAAATACGAGATCAAGGTTCAGCTCAACATCGAAACGCGCCTTTACAGCGTTACGGTAAATGGCAAAAACCTTGGGAATAACATTCTTTTTGCACCGCTCGAATCGATAAGCCGCATCACATTCCGCACCGGCGACACGCGCCGTTTTCCCAACGCAGACACGCCGACCGATCAGATGTACGACCTCCCGAATGCGGGTAGGAAGGATCGGGAAGCGGTTTATAACATCAGATATGTAACGAGCAAGGCAGACTAA